The Streptomyces sp. DH-12 genome has a window encoding:
- the mtrB gene encoding MtrAB system histidine kinase MtrB — protein sequence MPGDSAASAPGRSGGRPGRPVGRGTAATRWRHLFDGDLLQGGVQGSPVVRLVMRWVRRPLLPVMRLWRRNIQLKVVVTTLLMSLGVVLLLGFVVIGQVRNGLLDAKVKASQSQATGGFAVAKQQAEQAVSVTGEEGAAPDGRPSQSVIQWMSDLVASLSSGGQGAFDVVTLPSGGDSGSGRGPRASGGVNPAASVPAALRERIDTSTTAAQSYTRIVYATDKDSQPALVIGKQVNDPNGDPYQLYYLFPLTQEEKSLSLVKGTLTTAGLFVVVLLGAIAWLVVRQVVTPVRMAAGIAERLSAGRLQERMKVTGEDDIARLGEAFNKMAQNLQLKISQLEDLSRMQRRFVSDVSHELRTPLTTVRMAADVIHEAREDFDPVTARSAELLADQLDRFESLLADLLEISRFDAGAAALEAEPIDLREVVRRVVSGAEPLAERKGTTIKVVGDQQPVVAEADARRVERVLRNLVVNAVEHGEGRDVVVKLAAAGGAVAVAVRDYGVGLKPGEATRVFSRFWRADPARARTTGGTGLGLSIALEDARLHGGWLQAWGEPGGGSQFRLTLPRTADEPLRGSPIPLEPKDSRRNRGLDDAGPPRGGDGEKRATVPVRQPGAGDPAQASRDPLGRRPGTSTPTADPTALPGNGARVVARSGSTRMTPGTAPGPSTGTEAGHSGSPGPSGGADGGRTAADGNGDGDPRGAERDGEATRGR from the coding sequence ATGCCCGGTGACAGTGCCGCTTCGGCGCCCGGCCGGTCCGGGGGCCGTCCGGGGCGGCCTGTCGGCCGGGGGACGGCCGCCACCCGCTGGCGCCACCTCTTCGACGGCGACCTGCTCCAGGGCGGGGTCCAGGGCAGCCCGGTCGTCCGGCTCGTCATGCGCTGGGTGCGGCGTCCGCTGCTGCCCGTCATGCGGCTGTGGCGGCGCAACATCCAGCTCAAGGTCGTCGTCACGACGCTGCTGATGTCGCTGGGCGTCGTCCTGCTGCTCGGCTTCGTCGTCATCGGCCAGGTGCGCAACGGCCTGCTGGACGCCAAGGTGAAGGCGTCGCAGAGCCAGGCCACCGGCGGTTTCGCCGTGGCCAAGCAGCAGGCCGAACAGGCCGTGAGCGTCACCGGCGAGGAGGGCGCCGCGCCGGACGGCCGCCCCTCGCAGAGCGTCATCCAGTGGATGAGCGACCTCGTCGCCTCGCTGTCCAGCGGCGGCCAGGGCGCCTTCGACGTGGTCACCCTGCCGTCCGGCGGCGACAGCGGCAGCGGGCGCGGACCGCGCGCCTCCGGCGGGGTCAACCCGGCCGCCAGCGTCCCCGCCGCGCTGCGCGAGCGGATCGACACCAGCACGACGGCCGCGCAGAGCTACACGCGCATCGTCTACGCCACCGACAAGGACTCCCAGCCGGCCCTGGTCATCGGCAAGCAGGTCAACGACCCCAACGGCGACCCGTACCAGCTGTACTACCTCTTCCCGCTCACCCAGGAGGAGAAGTCGCTGAGCCTGGTCAAGGGCACCCTGACGACCGCCGGGCTGTTCGTGGTCGTGCTGCTCGGGGCGATCGCCTGGCTGGTGGTGCGGCAGGTGGTCACGCCGGTGCGGATGGCCGCCGGGATCGCCGAACGGCTGTCCGCCGGGCGGCTCCAGGAACGCATGAAGGTCACCGGCGAGGACGACATCGCCCGGCTCGGCGAGGCCTTCAACAAGATGGCGCAGAACCTCCAGCTCAAGATCAGCCAGCTCGAGGACCTGTCGCGGATGCAGCGCCGGTTCGTGTCGGACGTGTCGCACGAGCTGCGCACCCCGCTGACGACCGTGCGGATGGCCGCGGACGTCATCCACGAGGCGCGCGAGGACTTCGACCCGGTGACCGCGCGGTCGGCCGAACTGCTCGCCGACCAGCTCGACCGCTTCGAGTCGCTGCTCGCCGACCTGCTGGAGATCAGCCGCTTCGACGCGGGCGCGGCCGCCCTGGAGGCGGAGCCGATCGACCTGCGCGAGGTGGTGCGGCGCGTGGTCAGCGGCGCGGAGCCGCTCGCCGAGCGCAAGGGCACCACGATCAAGGTCGTCGGCGACCAGCAGCCCGTGGTCGCCGAGGCCGACGCGCGGCGCGTGGAGCGGGTGCTGCGCAACCTGGTCGTCAACGCCGTCGAGCACGGCGAGGGGAGGGACGTCGTCGTCAAGCTGGCCGCGGCGGGGGGCGCGGTGGCGGTCGCGGTGCGCGACTACGGGGTCGGACTCAAGCCCGGCGAGGCCACGCGCGTGTTCAGCCGCTTCTGGCGGGCCGACCCGGCCCGCGCCCGCACCACCGGCGGTACGGGTCTGGGGCTGTCCATCGCCCTGGAGGACGCCCGGCTGCACGGCGGCTGGCTGCAGGCGTGGGGCGAGCCGGGCGGCGGCTCGCAGTTCCGGCTGACGCTGCCCAGGACGGCGGACGAGCCGCTGCGCGGGTCCCCGATACCGCTGGAGCCCAAGGACTCGCGGCGCAACCGCGGCCTCGACGACGCGGGGCCGCCGCGCGGCGGCGACGGCGAGAAGCGCGCCACGGTGCCGGTGCGGCAGCCCGGCGCGGGCGACCCGGCGCAGGCGTCCCGCGATCCGCTGGGCCGCAGGCCCGGCACGTCGACGCCCACGGCCGACCCCACCGCCCTGCCCGGCAACGGCGCGCGCGTGGTGGCCCGGTCGGGCAGTACGCGCATGACGCCGGGCACCGCGCCCGGCCCGAGCACGGGGACGGAGGCGGGACACTCCGGATCCCCGGGCCCCTCCGGCGGGGCGGACGGCGGCCGGACAGCGGCCGACGGGAACGGGGACGGTGATCCGCGCGGTGCGGAGAGGGACGGGGAGGCCACGCGTGGGCGGTGA
- a CDS encoding LpqB family beta-propeller domain-containing protein, with product MGGERVRRGRGAPARAVTYAVCGVVLLAGCASMPDSGDLRGVESTPRKDAQVRVYAVPPSDDATPTQIVQGFLEALTSDDADYETARQYLTPEASKYWRPEQSTTVLSEGPGARADREIREDSTALTYTLTGTKFATVDAQQAYAPSSGLYNEVVRLVKDEKSGQWRIDAVPQGVVMGTSDFQRNYTSFNKYYFASNVDVDGSSLPMAVADPVYVRRHVDPTTRMVRSLISGPTSWLDPVVRSSFPTGIRLREGTGPLTPDDRGTLTVPLDDRAGDVGTGRCEEMAAQLLFTLRDLSPAVEEVELRADGGQLCSLTQDGAETVATRGALNQPDYLYFLDEQHKLVRIAAGSSSPDADPDPAPGALGQGEQGLRSVAVARDERTAAGVGLNGQALFVSALAQGSSLGEPVLRSQGKAEQDRLTTPSWDAQGGLWVADRDPARPGLYLLAKGAGQPLRVRTPGLDGRIQAVRVAADGVRIALVVEKGDERSLLIGRIERSGPDEAGSAGHPTVTVVELRSATPELEQVTAMSWAGDSRLVVVGREHGGVEQMKYVEVDGSTPDVPPPAALTGVKALTAAADETAPLVAYSVDGIVRLPSGAQWQKVTQGTAPVYPG from the coding sequence GTGGGCGGTGAGCGTGTGAGGCGCGGGCGCGGGGCGCCGGCCCGGGCGGTGACGTACGCCGTCTGCGGTGTCGTCCTGCTGGCCGGGTGCGCCTCGATGCCGGACAGCGGCGACCTGCGCGGGGTGGAGTCCACACCGCGCAAGGACGCGCAGGTGCGGGTCTACGCCGTGCCGCCCAGCGACGACGCCACCCCCACCCAGATCGTCCAGGGCTTCCTGGAGGCGCTGACCAGCGACGACGCCGACTACGAGACCGCACGCCAGTACCTGACCCCGGAGGCGTCGAAGTACTGGCGGCCGGAGCAGTCCACCACCGTGCTCTCCGAGGGGCCCGGCGCCCGCGCCGACCGGGAGATCAGGGAGGACAGCACCGCCCTGACGTACACGCTGACCGGCACCAAGTTCGCCACCGTGGACGCGCAGCAGGCGTACGCGCCCTCCTCCGGCCTCTACAACGAGGTCGTGCGGCTGGTGAAGGACGAGAAGAGCGGCCAGTGGCGCATCGACGCGGTGCCGCAGGGCGTCGTGATGGGCACGTCGGACTTCCAGCGCAACTACACGTCCTTCAACAAGTACTACTTCGCCTCGAACGTGGACGTGGACGGCTCGTCCCTGCCGATGGCGGTCGCGGACCCCGTGTACGTGCGCCGGCACGTCGACCCCACGACGCGGATGGTGCGCTCGCTGATCTCCGGGCCGACGAGCTGGCTCGACCCCGTGGTCCGGTCGAGCTTCCCCACGGGGATCCGGCTGCGCGAGGGCACGGGGCCGCTCACCCCGGACGACCGGGGCACGCTCACCGTGCCGCTCGACGACCGGGCCGGCGACGTCGGCACCGGCCGCTGCGAGGAGATGGCCGCCCAGCTGCTGTTCACGCTGCGCGACCTCAGTCCCGCGGTGGAGGAGGTCGAACTGCGGGCCGACGGCGGGCAGCTGTGCTCGCTCACCCAGGACGGCGCCGAGACCGTCGCCACCCGGGGCGCGCTGAACCAGCCCGACTACCTGTACTTCCTCGACGAGCAGCACAAGCTCGTCCGGATCGCCGCGGGCAGCTCCAGCCCCGATGCCGACCCCGACCCGGCGCCCGGGGCGCTCGGACAGGGGGAGCAGGGGCTGCGCTCGGTCGCGGTCGCGCGGGACGAGCGCACGGCGGCCGGCGTCGGTCTGAACGGCCAGGCGCTGTTCGTCTCCGCCCTGGCGCAGGGCTCGTCCCTCGGCGAACCGGTGCTGCGCAGCCAGGGCAAGGCCGAGCAGGACCGGCTGACCACGCCGAGCTGGGACGCCCAGGGCGGACTGTGGGTCGCCGACCGCGACCCGGCCCGCCCCGGTCTCTACCTGCTGGCGAAGGGAGCCGGCCAGCCGCTGCGGGTACGGACGCCGGGTCTGGACGGCCGCATCCAGGCGGTCCGGGTGGCCGCCGACGGGGTGCGGATCGCCCTCGTCGTGGAGAAGGGCGACGAGCGGTCCCTGCTCATCGGGCGGATCGAGCGCAGCGGCCCGGACGAGGCCGGGTCGGCCGGGCACCCCACGGTCACCGTGGTGGAGCTGCGCTCGGCGACGCCCGAGCTGGAGCAGGTCACCGCCATGTCGTGGGCCGGGGACAGCCGGCTCGTGGTCGTCGGCCGTGAGCACGGAGGCGTGGAGCAGATGAAGTACGTCGAGGTCGACGGCTCCACGCCGGACGTGCCGCCGCCCGCCGCGCTGACCGGGGTGAAGGCGCTGACGGCCGCCGCGGACGAGACGGCGCCGCTGGTGGCGTACTCGGTGGACGGCATCGTCCGGCTGCCGTCCGGGGCGCAGTGGCAGAAGGTGACGCAGGGGACGGCGCCGGTCTATCCGGGGTGA
- a CDS encoding ComF family protein, protein MRSWWRDLTDLVLPAECGGCGRARAVLCDRCSAALSGRAPRRVRPAPEPPGLPPVHAAAPYADEVRAVLLAHKERGALALARPLGEALAGAVRAGLQAPAPAERGSRGGRGTAAGGTACDPVLLVPVPSARRAVRARGHDPARRIAYAAAGELRRTGVPAAVLAALRQRRPVADQSGLGARQRLANLAGALAVAPGCARLLGRGRVVLVDDLMTTGATLAEAARAVRAAPGPPGPETEPAEEGRAASSDSRPASVYLGETWEGSGQQRKPPPAWRGADRQPGRPPEKTGGKRSAGGTPGVVCAAVVAASPDAFGIHRN, encoded by the coding sequence ATGCGGAGCTGGTGGCGGGACCTCACCGACCTGGTGCTTCCGGCCGAGTGCGGCGGTTGCGGCAGGGCCCGCGCCGTGCTCTGCGACCGGTGCAGTGCGGCGCTGAGCGGGCGGGCGCCGCGCCGGGTGCGGCCGGCGCCCGAGCCGCCGGGACTGCCGCCCGTGCACGCGGCCGCCCCGTACGCCGACGAGGTGCGCGCCGTGCTGCTCGCCCACAAGGAGCGCGGCGCCCTGGCCCTCGCCCGGCCGCTGGGCGAGGCCCTGGCGGGCGCGGTGCGCGCGGGACTCCAGGCACCGGCTCCGGCTGAGCGCGGGTCCCGGGGCGGCAGGGGCACGGCGGCGGGCGGGACGGCGTGCGACCCGGTGCTGCTCGTCCCCGTGCCGTCCGCCCGGCGGGCCGTGCGGGCACGCGGGCACGACCCCGCACGGCGGATCGCGTACGCGGCGGCCGGTGAGCTGCGGCGCACGGGGGTGCCCGCCGCGGTACTCGCCGCCCTGCGGCAACGGCGCCCGGTGGCCGACCAGTCGGGGCTCGGCGCGCGGCAGCGGCTGGCCAACCTCGCGGGCGCCCTCGCGGTGGCGCCGGGGTGCGCCCGGCTCCTCGGGCGGGGCCGGGTCGTGCTGGTCGACGACCTCATGACGACCGGGGCGACCCTCGCCGAGGCGGCGCGCGCGGTGCGGGCCGCGCCGGGCCCGCCCGGCCCGGAAACGGAACCGGCCGAAGAGGGCCGGGCGGCATCGAGTGATTCGCGGCCCGCGTCCGTGTACCTGGGTGAGACATGGGAAGGGTCAGGACAACAGCGGAAACCGCCGCCGGCGTGGCGCGGAGCGGACCGGCAGCCCGGCCGGCCGCCGGAGAAGACGGGCGGGAAGAGAAGCGCCGGCGGAACACCCGGCGTGGTGTGCGCGGCCGTCGTGGCGGCGTCGCCGGATGCGTTTGGAATACACCGAAACTGA
- the raiA gene encoding ribosome-associated translation inhibitor RaiA has product MDIVVKGRKTEVPERFRKHVAEKLNLEKIQKLDGKVMSLDVEVSKEPNPRQADRCDRVEITLRSRGPVIRAEAAASDPYAALDLAAEKLDARLRKQHDKRFSRRGARRIPAAEVPDHVPGVATLNGSGASTAQEEEQAVPTKKIGSLEVQGDGPLVVREKTHVAAPMTLDQALYEMELVGHDFYLFVDSETKEPSVVYRRHAYDYGVIHLRTDTMVTENNSPEAGGTLGG; this is encoded by the coding sequence GTGGACATCGTCGTCAAGGGCCGCAAGACCGAGGTGCCCGAGCGGTTCCGGAAGCACGTGGCCGAGAAGCTGAACCTGGAAAAGATCCAGAAGCTCGATGGCAAGGTGATGAGCCTGGACGTCGAGGTGTCCAAGGAGCCCAACCCCCGACAGGCCGACCGCTGTGACCGGGTGGAGATCACGCTCCGCTCCCGCGGTCCGGTGATCCGGGCGGAAGCGGCGGCGAGCGACCCGTACGCGGCGCTCGACCTGGCAGCGGAGAAACTGGACGCCCGACTGCGCAAGCAGCACGACAAGCGATTCTCACGGCGCGGCGCGCGCAGGATCCCCGCGGCCGAGGTCCCCGACCACGTGCCCGGCGTGGCCACCCTCAACGGGTCCGGTGCGAGCACGGCGCAGGAGGAGGAGCAGGCGGTCCCCACGAAGAAGATCGGCTCCCTGGAGGTCCAGGGCGACGGGCCGCTGGTCGTCCGCGAGAAGACCCACGTGGCCGCGCCCATGACCCTCGACCAGGCGCTCTACGAGATGGAGCTGGTCGGGCACGACTTCTACCTCTTCGTCGACTCCGAGACCAAGGAGCCCAGCGTCGTCTACCGGCGCCACGCCTACGACTACGGCGTGATCCACCTCAGGACCGACACGATGGTCACCGAGAACAACTCCCCCGAGGCGGGCGGAACCCTCGGCGGCTGA
- a CDS encoding response regulator transcription factor has translation MADSFGPMRDEDAGDGVVGMGPDADTSRQEPIRVLVVDDHALFRRGLEIVLAAEEDIQVVGEAGDGAEAVEKAADLLPDIVLMDVRMPKRGGIEACTSIKEVAPSAKIIMLTISDEEADLYDAIKAGATGYLLKEISTDEVATAIRAVADGQSQISPSMASKLLTEFKSMIQRTDERRLVPAPRLTDRELEVLKLVATGMNNRDIAKELFISENTVKNHVRNILEKLQLHSRMEAVVYAMREKILEIR, from the coding sequence ATGGCGGACAGCTTCGGACCGATGCGGGACGAGGACGCCGGCGACGGCGTCGTCGGCATGGGCCCGGACGCGGACACTTCACGCCAGGAACCGATCAGAGTCCTGGTGGTGGACGACCACGCGCTGTTCCGCCGCGGTCTGGAGATCGTGCTCGCCGCCGAGGAGGACATCCAGGTCGTCGGCGAGGCCGGGGACGGCGCCGAGGCCGTGGAGAAGGCCGCCGACCTGCTGCCCGACATCGTCCTGATGGACGTGCGGATGCCCAAGCGGGGCGGTATCGAGGCCTGCACCTCCATCAAGGAGGTCGCCCCCAGCGCCAAGATCATCATGCTGACGATCAGCGACGAGGAGGCCGACCTCTACGACGCCATCAAGGCGGGCGCGACCGGCTACCTCCTCAAGGAGATCTCCACCGACGAGGTGGCCACCGCCATCCGCGCCGTCGCCGACGGGCAGTCGCAGATCAGCCCCTCCATGGCGTCGAAGCTGCTCACCGAGTTCAAGTCGATGATCCAGCGCACCGACGAGCGCCGGCTCGTCCCCGCGCCCCGGCTGACGGACCGCGAGCTGGAGGTCCTCAAACTCGTCGCCACGGGGATGAACAACCGGGACATCGCCAAGGAGTTGTTCATCTCCGAGAACACGGTGAAGAACCACGTGCGCAACATCCTGGAGAAGCTCCAGCTCCACTCCCGGATGGAGGCCGTGGTCTACGCGATGCGGGAGAAGATCCTCGAGATCCGCTGA
- a CDS encoding crosslink repair DNA glycosylase YcaQ family protein, translated as MTTLPRPITELSADEARRIALRAQGLLGAPDRRAGVRGVLRHLGAVQLDTISVLARSHELIPYARLGAVGRRTVEEAYWKQGDQPAHTFEYWSHAACILPIEEWPHFAFRRRAFRDRPHWHHELPDGVYDQVVKQLRTEGPLTATELGGAKRTSEWWDWSGTKVAVERALMYGEVVCVERRGWKRVYDLAERAVPAALLAEEPSDAECLRRLVGLAGRALGVGTRADIADYHRLKGEQVDAVIADSGLVPVTVEGWSKPAWADPEALASPPRGRHRTTLLSPFDSLVWERARTERIFGFTHRLEAYVPKPKRVHGYFAMPVLAGGRLVGRVDPAREGRTLVAKQVTLDGRTAVPAVARALVEAAGWVNCVDVRVERLDAPELREALTAELARLLA; from the coding sequence ATGACGACCCTCCCGCGTCCGATCACGGAACTCTCCGCCGACGAGGCCCGCCGCATCGCCCTGCGGGCCCAGGGACTCCTCGGCGCCCCCGACCGGCGCGCCGGTGTGCGCGGCGTCCTGCGCCACCTGGGCGCGGTGCAGCTCGACACCATCTCCGTCCTCGCCCGCTCGCACGAGCTGATCCCGTACGCCCGCCTCGGCGCGGTGGGCCGCAGGACGGTGGAGGAGGCGTACTGGAAGCAGGGCGACCAGCCCGCGCACACGTTCGAGTACTGGTCGCACGCCGCGTGCATCCTCCCCATCGAGGAGTGGCCGCACTTCGCCTTCCGCCGCCGCGCCTTCCGCGACCGCCCGCACTGGCACCACGAGCTGCCCGACGGCGTGTACGACCAGGTCGTCAAGCAGCTGCGCACCGAGGGCCCGCTGACCGCCACCGAGTTGGGCGGCGCCAAGCGCACCAGCGAGTGGTGGGACTGGTCCGGCACCAAGGTCGCCGTGGAGCGCGCCCTGATGTACGGCGAGGTGGTGTGCGTGGAGCGGCGCGGCTGGAAGCGGGTCTACGACCTGGCCGAGCGGGCCGTCCCGGCCGCTCTGCTGGCGGAGGAGCCGTCCGACGCGGAGTGCCTGCGCCGGCTGGTGGGGCTGGCCGGCCGGGCGCTGGGGGTGGGGACCCGTGCGGACATCGCCGACTACCACCGGCTGAAGGGCGAGCAGGTCGACGCGGTGATCGCCGACTCGGGGCTGGTGCCCGTCACGGTCGAGGGCTGGTCCAAGCCGGCCTGGGCGGACCCGGAGGCGCTGGCCTCCCCGCCGCGCGGCCGGCACCGCACGACGCTGCTGTCGCCGTTCGACTCCCTGGTCTGGGAGCGGGCGCGCACGGAGCGGATCTTCGGCTTCACCCACCGCCTGGAGGCGTACGTCCCGAAGCCCAAGCGGGTCCACGGCTACTTCGCGATGCCCGTGCTGGCGGGCGGGCGGCTGGTGGGCCGGGTGGACCCGGCGCGGGAGGGCCGCACGCTGGTCGCCAAGCAGGTCACGCTGGACGGCCGTACGGCGGTGCCGGCGGTGGCGCGGGCGCTGGTGGAGGCGGCGGGCTGGGTGAACTGCGTGGACGTCCGGGTGGAGCGGCTGGACGCGCCGGAGCTGCGCGAGGCGCTCACGGCGGAGCTGGCCCGGCTGCTCGCCTGA
- a CDS encoding GNAT family N-acetyltransferase, translating to MEPVTLTTGRLLLRTVGPQDTDTVFRICQDPDIQRWTTIPSPYLPEHARGFTERIAPDGWANGSMFTFGAFLPAGELTGMLSITLRSFATGEIGFWGAKEHRGNGYITEATVAVCRWAFTEMSIDRVEWRAEVGNTASRAVAERAGFTVEGVLRSSLANKGVLRDGWVGSLLPSDLGLPSTTPYVPAKI from the coding sequence ATGGAACCCGTCACGCTCACCACCGGCCGTCTGCTGCTGCGCACCGTCGGCCCGCAGGACACCGACACGGTCTTCCGGATCTGCCAGGACCCGGACATCCAGCGCTGGACCACGATCCCCTCGCCGTACCTGCCCGAGCACGCGCGGGGTTTCACGGAGCGGATCGCCCCGGACGGCTGGGCGAACGGTTCGATGTTCACCTTCGGCGCCTTCCTGCCCGCCGGGGAGCTGACGGGCATGCTGAGCATCACCCTGCGCTCCTTCGCGACGGGCGAGATCGGCTTCTGGGGCGCTAAGGAGCACCGCGGCAACGGCTACATCACCGAGGCCACGGTGGCCGTGTGCCGCTGGGCCTTCACCGAGATGTCGATCGACCGCGTGGAGTGGCGCGCCGAGGTGGGCAACACGGCCTCCCGCGCGGTGGCGGAGCGGGCCGGCTTCACCGTCGAGGGGGTGCTGCGGTCCTCGCTCGCCAACAAGGGGGTGCTGCGGGACGGCTGGGTGGGGTCCCTGCTCCCCTCCGACCTGGGTCTCCCCTCCACCACCCCGTACGTGCCCGCCAAGATCTGA